A single window of Nocardia sp. NBC_01327 DNA harbors:
- a CDS encoding TIM barrel protein — translation MTEPLQPLRSAPLRIAAAPISWGVCEVPGWGHVLDSGTVLSAMAGLGLTATEFGPPGYLPGDPVELGNQLAAHGIAPVGGFLALALHREPDLALAAARVTAELFAATGAEVLILAAATGANGYNSRMPLTDDEWRTLIETAAAIGDIAAEHGLRVTLHPHVGTHIEDEAEVRRFLADSELDLCLDTGHLAIGGTDPVALARQYPERIGHIHLKDVRLEIANEVRCGRMEYSDAVRDGLYVPLGDGDVDIAALVHAVQSAGYDGWYVLEQDTALLPGDSADGPTRDTARSLRHLVEIGAQSTPTRI, via the coding sequence ATGACCGAACCGCTCCAACCCCTGCGTTCCGCCCCCCTGCGTATTGCCGCCGCCCCCATCTCCTGGGGTGTGTGCGAAGTTCCGGGCTGGGGTCACGTCCTCGATTCAGGCACCGTCCTGTCGGCCATGGCGGGCCTGGGTCTGACCGCCACCGAGTTCGGTCCACCCGGATATCTCCCCGGCGATCCGGTCGAGCTGGGCAATCAGCTTGCCGCGCACGGCATCGCGCCGGTCGGCGGTTTCCTGGCGCTGGCGCTGCACCGCGAACCGGACCTCGCCCTCGCCGCTGCCCGCGTGACCGCCGAACTGTTCGCGGCCACCGGCGCGGAGGTGCTGATCCTCGCCGCCGCCACGGGCGCGAACGGCTACAACTCCCGGATGCCGCTCACCGACGACGAATGGCGGACCCTGATCGAGACCGCCGCCGCCATCGGCGATATCGCGGCCGAACACGGTCTGCGCGTCACCCTGCACCCGCACGTCGGCACGCACATCGAGGACGAAGCCGAGGTGCGCCGCTTCCTCGCCGACTCGGAGCTCGACCTGTGCCTGGACACCGGGCATCTGGCCATCGGCGGTACCGATCCGGTGGCGCTGGCCCGGCAGTACCCCGAACGCATCGGGCACATCCATCTCAAGGACGTACGTCTCGAGATCGCGAACGAAGTGCGCTGCGGCCGAATGGAATACAGCGACGCCGTGCGCGACGGGCTCTATGTCCCGCTCGGTGACGGCGATGTCGATATCGCCGCCCTCGTGCATGCGGTGCAGTCGGCGGGCTACGACGGCTGGTACGTCCTCGAGCAGGACACGGCACTGCTTCCCGGTGACTCCGCGGACGGTCCGACCCGAGATACCGCACGAAGTCTGCGACACCTGGTCGAAATCGGGGCCCAATCGACCCCGACCCGGATTTAG
- a CDS encoding LacI family DNA-binding transcriptional regulator, giving the protein MTGPTMEDVAARAGVSRALVSLVMRNSPKVSEHRRRAVLQAAQDLGYQPHLMARSLASRTSNIVGVMVSDLRNAFFADVVEGMDEAAQDNGLELILTTGRRSADREGTALTSLLAFRPGGIILLSPVLPTASIRDAAQRCPVVLVSRASSLPEVDTVNDDGELGAALAVDHLVALGHRRIVHLDGGGAFTAAPRRQGYTAAMVRHGLEPMVIASEHTDEAGAAAVRSLLNLFSPSNFPTALVCGNDFNAVGAMSALTEAGLRVPEDVSVVGYDNTSLAALRHVALTTIDQPRNRIGQLAVAALTERLRDGRTEPVRSRLEPSLVVRSTTAAPRD; this is encoded by the coding sequence ATGACAGGACCGACCATGGAAGACGTCGCCGCCCGAGCGGGTGTCTCCCGCGCACTGGTCTCACTGGTCATGCGCAATTCCCCCAAGGTGAGCGAGCATCGCCGGCGTGCGGTGCTGCAGGCCGCGCAGGATCTCGGGTATCAGCCGCACCTCATGGCCCGCTCGCTGGCCAGCCGCACCTCGAACATTGTCGGCGTCATGGTGTCCGATCTGCGCAATGCCTTCTTCGCCGATGTGGTGGAGGGCATGGACGAGGCCGCGCAGGACAATGGCCTCGAACTCATTCTCACCACCGGGCGGCGCAGCGCGGATCGGGAGGGCACGGCGCTGACCAGCCTGCTGGCCTTCCGGCCGGGCGGGATCATCCTGCTCTCACCGGTCCTGCCGACCGCCTCGATTCGCGATGCGGCACAGCGGTGTCCGGTGGTGCTGGTGTCCCGCGCATCCAGCCTGCCCGAGGTGGACACCGTCAATGACGACGGCGAACTGGGGGCCGCGCTGGCGGTCGATCACCTGGTCGCGCTGGGTCATCGGCGGATCGTGCATCTGGACGGCGGCGGCGCCTTCACCGCCGCACCCCGGCGCCAGGGGTACACCGCGGCCATGGTCCGGCACGGGCTCGAACCCATGGTCATCGCGAGCGAGCATACCGACGAGGCCGGGGCGGCGGCGGTGCGCAGCCTCTTGAATCTCTTCTCCCCCAGCAACTTTCCCACCGCACTGGTCTGCGGCAACGACTTCAATGCCGTGGGCGCCATGTCCGCGCTGACCGAGGCCGGACTGCGGGTGCCCGAGGATGTCTCGGTCGTCGGTTACGACAACACCTCGCTGGCGGCGCTGCGCCATGTCGCACTGACCACCATCGATCAGCCCCGCAATCGCATCGGGCAGCTGGCTGTCGCCGCCCTCACCGAACGACTGCGCGACGGCCGCACCGAACCGGTGCGCAGTCGCCTCGAACCCAGCCTGGTCGTCCGCTCGACCACGGCCGCACCCCGCGACTGA
- a CDS encoding ABC transporter permease: protein MSVATTASEPDTKPAGLRASILQRLIVRPELGAFIGALVVFLFFSIITDKFFSALGVSNWLDDASTLGIMAVAVALLMIGGEFDLSAGVMTASTALVTALLAVNAGWNVWLALAVSLVFALAVGALNGWVVMRTGLPSFIVTLGTFLALQGLNLGVTRWITGTVQVSGIRGAGGYQSAGWVFASTTNIGDAHIQASVVWWIVLTVLAGIVLVRTRFGNWIFAVGGSLPSARAVGVPAARTKILLFMTTAFAGWVVGACNLLRFSSVQANQGVGLEFQYIIAAVIGGCLLTGGFGSVVGAALGALTFGMARQGIVFAGWNSDWFMLFLGVLLLAAVLVNTAFKKRAERVRR, encoded by the coding sequence ATGAGTGTTGCCACAACGGCTTCCGAGCCGGACACCAAGCCCGCCGGGCTCCGCGCCTCGATACTGCAGCGGCTGATCGTGCGGCCCGAACTCGGCGCGTTCATCGGCGCGCTGGTGGTGTTCCTGTTCTTCTCCATCATTACCGACAAGTTCTTCAGCGCCCTCGGCGTCTCCAACTGGCTCGACGACGCCTCGACGCTCGGCATCATGGCCGTGGCGGTGGCGCTGCTCATGATCGGCGGCGAATTCGACCTCTCCGCCGGTGTGATGACCGCGTCCACGGCACTGGTCACGGCGCTGCTCGCGGTGAACGCGGGCTGGAATGTCTGGCTGGCACTGGCGGTTTCGCTGGTCTTCGCACTGGCGGTCGGCGCGCTCAACGGCTGGGTGGTGATGCGGACCGGTCTGCCCAGCTTCATCGTCACCCTGGGCACCTTCCTCGCGCTGCAGGGTCTGAATCTCGGTGTTACCCGGTGGATTACCGGCACCGTGCAGGTATCGGGCATTCGCGGCGCGGGCGGTTACCAGTCCGCGGGCTGGGTCTTCGCCTCCACCACGAATATCGGTGACGCGCATATCCAGGCGTCGGTGGTGTGGTGGATCGTGCTCACCGTGCTGGCCGGAATCGTGCTGGTGCGCACCAGGTTCGGCAATTGGATCTTCGCCGTCGGCGGCTCGCTGCCGAGTGCCCGCGCGGTGGGCGTGCCCGCCGCGCGCACCAAGATCCTGCTCTTCATGACCACGGCCTTCGCGGGCTGGGTGGTGGGCGCGTGCAATCTGCTGCGCTTCTCCAGCGTGCAGGCCAATCAGGGTGTGGGACTGGAATTTCAGTACATCATCGCCGCGGTGATCGGCGGCTGCCTGCTGACCGGCGGCTTCGGCTCGGTGGTCGGTGCGGCGCTGGGCGCGCTCACCTTCGGCATGGCACGGCAGGGCATTGTGTTCGCGGGCTGGAACAGCGACTGGTTCATGCTGTTCCTCGGCGTTCTGCTGCTCGCGGCCGTGCTGGTCAATACCGCATTCAAGAAGCGAGCGGAAAGGGTACGCCGATGA
- a CDS encoding ATP-binding cassette domain-containing protein has translation MTVPLIEAVDIGKSYGGVVALHDVSMVVNAGEVTCVLGDNGAGKSTLIKILSGVHQHDTGELRIDGEPTRFSSPREALDRGIATVYQDLAVVPLMSVWRNFVLGSEPVTRYGPIELLDRRTAKDITRKALSDMGIELNDLEQPVGTLSGGQRQSVAIARAVHYGAKVLILDEPTAALGVKQAGVVLRYVVQARERGLGVVLITHNPHHAYPVGDRFLLLQRGGQLGCYEKSEIDLPELTRQMSGGAELEALQHELQRVVTP, from the coding sequence ATGACTGTGCCACTGATAGAAGCGGTGGATATCGGCAAGAGCTACGGAGGTGTCGTTGCGCTGCACGATGTCTCGATGGTGGTGAATGCGGGGGAGGTCACCTGCGTACTGGGCGACAATGGTGCGGGCAAGTCCACGCTCATCAAAATCCTGTCCGGCGTCCATCAGCACGATACGGGTGAACTGCGCATCGACGGCGAGCCGACCCGATTCTCCTCGCCCCGTGAGGCATTGGATCGCGGTATCGCCACCGTCTACCAGGATCTCGCGGTGGTCCCGCTGATGAGCGTGTGGCGCAATTTTGTGCTCGGCTCAGAACCCGTCACACGCTACGGCCCGATCGAACTGCTGGATCGGCGCACCGCCAAGGACATCACCCGTAAAGCCCTGTCGGATATGGGAATCGAACTCAATGACCTGGAACAGCCGGTCGGAACCCTCTCCGGCGGTCAGCGGCAGAGCGTCGCCATTGCCCGCGCGGTGCACTACGGGGCCAAGGTGCTGATCCTCGACGAGCCCACCGCCGCACTGGGTGTCAAGCAGGCGGGTGTGGTGCTGCGGTATGTGGTGCAGGCCCGCGAACGCGGTCTGGGCGTTGTGCTCATCACCCATAACCCGCACCACGCCTACCCGGTGGGCGACCGCTTCCTGCTGTTGCAGCGCGGCGGCCAGCTCGGTTGCTACGAGAAGTCCGAGATCGACCTGCCGGAACTGACCCGGCAGATGTCCGGCGGCGCGGAACTGGAAGCGCTGCAGCACGAATTGCAGCGGGTGGTGACGCCGTGA
- a CDS encoding sugar ABC transporter substrate-binding protein has translation MRSPSVRSGGKRWRRLAPWIAAAAVLAACSGPGSDQTTPAQAPVEVGKLNTVAVVTHGSPGDAFWNVVKNGAEAAGTQLGVRVEYNSSGDPGQQAKLIDNAVAQGVDGLVVSMANPEALRTSVEKAISAGIPVVTINSGEAESVQFGAIGHVGQSERQAGEAAGKRLAAAGKRKMLCVIHEAGNIGANERCAGATQGFGTAVTLQVDINNPTDVQARIRGALESDPSIDAVLTLNSQIAARAVDAVRESKSKAGIATFDLNDDVVAAIRAGTLLFAIDQQQYEQGYLPVVMLKLYRSNLNSVGGGLPVQTGPAFVDKTNVDVVAGLVAQGTR, from the coding sequence ATGAGGTCCCCATCTGTACGAAGCGGCGGGAAGCGCTGGCGTCGACTGGCGCCGTGGATCGCGGCCGCCGCGGTCCTGGCGGCCTGCAGTGGTCCGGGTTCCGATCAGACCACGCCCGCGCAGGCGCCCGTCGAGGTCGGCAAGCTGAATACGGTCGCCGTGGTCACGCACGGTTCGCCCGGTGACGCCTTCTGGAATGTGGTGAAGAACGGCGCGGAGGCGGCGGGCACGCAGCTCGGCGTGCGCGTGGAGTACAACTCCTCCGGCGATCCGGGTCAGCAGGCCAAGCTCATCGACAATGCGGTGGCACAGGGCGTGGACGGCCTGGTGGTGTCCATGGCCAATCCGGAGGCGCTGCGCACCTCCGTCGAGAAGGCGATCTCGGCCGGTATTCCGGTGGTGACCATCAATTCCGGTGAGGCAGAGAGCGTCCAGTTCGGCGCCATCGGGCATGTCGGCCAGAGTGAGCGGCAGGCCGGAGAGGCGGCGGGCAAGCGGCTCGCGGCCGCCGGAAAACGCAAGATGCTGTGCGTGATCCACGAGGCCGGGAATATCGGCGCGAACGAACGCTGCGCGGGTGCGACCCAGGGCTTCGGCACCGCGGTCACCCTGCAGGTCGATATCAACAATCCCACCGATGTGCAGGCGCGCATCCGGGGCGCGCTGGAATCGGATCCGTCCATCGACGCGGTGCTGACGCTCAATTCGCAGATCGCCGCGCGGGCGGTGGATGCGGTGCGGGAGTCCAAGTCGAAGGCGGGCATCGCCACCTTCGATCTCAATGATGATGTGGTGGCCGCCATTCGGGCCGGCACCCTGTTGTTCGCGATCGATCAGCAGCAGTACGAACAGGGCTATCTGCCGGTGGTCATGTTGAAGCTGTACCGGTCCAACCTCAATAGCGTCGGTGGCGGCCTCCCGGTGCAGACCGGTCCCGCCTTCGTGGACAAGACCAATGTCGATGTCGTCGCCGGGCTTGTCGCCCAGGGCACGCGGTGA